In Aedes albopictus strain Foshan unplaced genomic scaffold, AalbF5 HiC_scaffold_180, whole genome shotgun sequence, the following are encoded in one genomic region:
- the LOC109409494 gene encoding mitochondrial import inner membrane translocase subunit TIM44 — MQRLSKAGRIACLYRVGTVQVSSRLENAALQCTACYSTRRPGFFSQVLDNIKSEMEKNKEMKENLKKFREEAQKLEESEALKAARQKFNTVESEASKGGEALKDNLDKIRGKVSEVLDEASKTDIAKKAGRIGEELGKTARGMGETIAEKGQELGKTGAFRGISEATKAVKQEIDSQGISARVYRAPERLRKRVEISMADASRVFEANTEALGVELHKDSKFYQSWENFKNNNAYVNKVLSWKMQYDESENPVIRASRLLTDKVSDVMGNLFSKTELSETLTEICKIDPNFDQKQFLRDCENDIIPNILEAMIRGDLEILKDWCFESTYNVIATPIAAAQKLGYYLDSKVLDIENVDLAMGKVMEQGPVLIITFQTQQIMCVRDSKGTVVEGDPEKVMRCNYVWVLCRDPNDLNPKSAWRLMELQANSAEQFV, encoded by the exons ATG CAACGACTGAGCAAAGCGGGCCGGATTGCCTGCCTGTACCGGGTGGGTACGGTTCAGGTTTCGTCCCGGTTGGAAAATGCGGCACTCCAATGCACAGCG TGCTATTCGACGCGCCGACCGGGGTTCTTCTCCCAGGTGCTGGACAACATCAAGTCGGAAATGGAGAAGAACAAGGAGATGAAGGAAAACTTGAAGAAGTTCCGGGAGGAAGCGCAGAAGCTGGAGGAATCGGAGGCGCTGAAGGCCGCGCGGCAAAAGTTTAACACCGTGGAATCGGAAGCGTCGAAGGGTGGCGAAGCGCTCAAGGATAACCTGGACAAGATTCGGGGGAAGGTTTCAGAGGTGCTGGATGAGGCTTCCAAAACAGACATTGCCAAGAAGGCTGGACGGATTGGCGAGGAGTTGGGAAAGACAGCCCGGGGGATGGGAGAAACGATCGCCGAGAAGGGTCAGGAGCTGGGCAAGACGGGTGCCTTCCGAGGGATCTCCGAAGCGACGAAAGCGGTCAAACAGGAAATCGACAGTCAAGGCATTTCTGCTCGGGTCTATCGGGCACCGGAAAGGTTACGGAAACGAGTCGAGATCAGCATGGCCGATGCCAGCCGGGTGTTCGAGGCCAACACGGAAGCGTTAGGAGTGGAACTACACAAGGACAGCAAGTTCTACCAGAgttgggaaaacttcaaaaacaaCAACGCCTACGTGAACAAAGTCCTCTCCTGGAAGATGCAATACGACGAATCGGAAAATCCTGTGATCCGGGCTTCCCGGCTGCTCACGGACAAGGTCAGCGACGTCATGGGAAACCTCTTCTCCAAAACGGAACTCTCAGAAACCCTGACGGAAATCTGCAAAATCGACCCCAACTTCGACCAGAAGCAGTTCCTCCGGGACTGCGAAAACGACATCATCCCGAACATCCTGGAAGCGATGATCCGCGGCGATCTGGAAATCCTCAAAGACTGGTGCTTCGAGAGCACCTACAACGTCATCGCCACGCCGATCGCCGCAGCGCAGAAGCTCGGCTACTACCTCGATTCCAAGGTGCTCGACATTGAAAACGTCGACCTGGCCATGGGCAAAGTGATGGAACAGGGACCGGTGCTGATCATCACCTTCCAGACGCAGCAGATCATGTGTGTGCGGGACAGCAAGGGAACCGTGGTCGAGGGCGACCCGGAAAAGGTGATGCGCTGCAACTACGTGTGGGTCCTCTGCCGGGATCCGAACGATTTGAACCCAAAGTCCGCTTGGCGGTTGATGGAACTGCAGGCCAACAGTGCCGAGCAGTTTGTGTAG